From Micromonospora echinaurantiaca:
CGGAAGGTCTTGAGGTCCTCCAGCGTCAGCTTCTTCATCTGGTGCGTGGCGTTGCGGGCCTCGAAGTGCGAGCCGAGCGTCCAGCCCTTGATCGTCTTGGCCAGGATCACCGTCGGCTGCCCGGTGTGCTCCATCGCCGCCTTGTAGGCCGCGTAGAGCTTGCGGTAGTCGTGGCCACCCCGCTTGAGGTTCCAGATCTCGTCGTCGCTGAGGTGCTCGACCATCTTGCGGGTGCGCGGGTCGCGGCCGAAGAAGTGCTCCCGCACGTACGCCCCGGACTCCGCCTTGTAGGTCTGGTAGTCGCCGTCCGGCGTGGTGTTCATGAGGTTGACCAGCGCGCCGTCGGTGTCCGCGGCGAGCAGCGGGTCCCACTCCCGGCCCCAGACCACCTTGATGACGTTCCAACCGGCGCCCCGGAAGAACGCCTCCAGCTCCTGCATGACCTTGCCGTTGCCGCGGACCGGGCCGTCCAGCCGCTGCAGGTTGCAGTTGATCACGAAGGTGAGGTTGTCCAGCTCCTCGCGGGCGGCCACGCCGATCGCGCCGAGCGTCTCCGGCTCGTCCATCTCACCGTCGCCGAGGAACGCCCAGACGTGCTGGTCGGAGGTGTCCTTGATGCCCCGGTGGTGCAGGTAGCGGTTGAACCGCGCCTGGTAGATCGCGTTCAGCCCGCCCAGGCCCATGGAGACCGTGGGGAACTCCCAGAAGTCCGGCATCAGCCGCGGGTGCGGGTACGACGGCAGGCCGCCGCCCGGGTGGGACAGCTCCTGGCGGAACCCGTCGAGCTGGTGCTCGGTGAGCCGGCCCTCGAGGTACGCCCGCGCGTACATGCCGGGCGAGGCGTGGCCCTGGTAGAAGATGTGGTCGCCGCCACCCGGGTGGTTCTTGCCCCGGAAGAAGTGGTTGAAGCCCACCTCGTAGAGCGAGGCCGAGCTGGCGAAGGTGGAGATGTGCCCGCCGACGCCGATCTCCGGGCGCTGCGCCCGGTGCACCAGCATGGCCGCGTTCCACCGGACGTACGCCCGGATCCGCCGCTCGACGTGCTCGTCACCCGGGAACCACGGCTCGCGCTCCGGCGGGATGGTGTTGATGTAGTCCGTGGTGGTCAGGGACGGCACCCCGACCTGGCGCTCGCGGGCCCGCTCCAGCAGGCGCAGCATGACGTAGCGGGCGCGCTTGGTTCCGCGCTCGTCGATGACACCATCGAGCGACTCGACCCATTCGCTGGTTTCTTCAGGGTCGATGTCCGGAAGCTGGCTCGGCAGACCGGCGGTGATCACCGGGCGCTTGCGTTCCGTGGCCACTGGCGTTCCCTCGGTTGTGTGTGGGATAGGTCTCTAGCGCCATCCTGCCCCCTTGTGCCGCCTGCCGTCACGTCCACCGCCCCGAGACGCGACGCTCGACACAGGTACCCACCAGTAACTTTGCGCAATCGGCCGGCCGGGCCACGTTCCGCGGCGATCCGGCCGGCCGCGGGCCGCTCGCGCCGGGTGCCGGTCGCCCGCCGGGCGGGCTTGTCCGGCCTCCCTACCCTGCCGGCATGAGATGGCGACCGGTGGTGCTCGGCGGGGCGATGACCGCCGTCGGGGTGGTCGGCACGGCGGTCGGCGGGGTGGCCGGCTGGCTGGTGTCACCGGGGGCGTTCATGATCGCGGCGGCGGGCGCGACCCTGGCGCTGCTCGGGGTCGGGCTGATCCGGGACGCGCGGCGACCGCGCGGCCGCCGCCGCCCGCAGGACGCGGCGGGGGGCGCGCTGTACGCCGGCCCCACCGGGGACGTCGGCACGGACTACAGCGACCGCGACTACGGCCGGGACGACCCGGCCGGCGACCGGTCCGGCGCGGGTTCCGGCGGCGGCTGGTGGGGCGGGGGCGACTCCGGCGGCGGCTGGTGGGGCGGGGGCGACTCGGGCGGCGGCTGGTCCGGCGGTGGTGGCGGGGGCGGCGACTCCGGTGGCGGTGGCGGCAGCTACTGACCGCACCCTGCGGCAGAATGCGACGTATGCGCAGTGAGGTGATCAGCGTCCAGACCGGTTCCCGGCCCACCGTCCGGGACATCACCGGCGAAGCCGAGCGGTTCGTCTCCGGTCAGGGCGACGGTCTGCTGCACGTCTTCGTGCCGCACGCCACTGCCGGGCTGGCGATCATCGAGACCGGCTCCGGCTCCGACGACGACCTGCTCGCCGCGCTGGAGGACCTGCTCCCCGCCGACGACCGCTGGCGGCACCGGCACGGCTCGGCCGGGCACGGCCGGGACCACGTGCTGCCCGCGTTCCTCCCGCCGTACGCGACGCTGCCGGTGCTGGACGGGCGGCTGGCGTTGGGCACCTGGCAGTCGCTCTGCCTGGTCGACACCAACGGCGACAACACCTCCCGCAAGGTCCGCCTGTCCTTCCTCCCCGGCTGACCCCGGGCCCGCGCCGACCGCCGGCCCGCGAGCACGAACAGGGAAAGAGTGGCCATCCCAGCCGGAATGGCCACTCTTTCCCTGTTCGTGCGGTCGCCCTGGGTGCGCGTCCGGTACGGCCCGGGGGCGGGCGGCGGGGTGGGTCAGGGGTGGGTCAGGGGCGGGCGGTTTCCGCCTCGACGGTGCGGCGGCCCTCGTCGACGGCGTCGGCCGAGCGGCGGGCGGCGGCGGCCGGCAGCGGGTGGTCCGCGGTCAGGTGCAGGCCCGGCACCCGGTCCTCGATGACGAACCGGGCCCGGGTGTGCGCCGGCGCGCCCGGCCGGCTCACGTACGGCAGCACGTCGAAGTCGGCGGTGAGCTGACCCGGGGTGATCGTGGTGCGGACGTAGCCGCGCAGGTTGTTCTGGAACCGCAGGTGCGGGTTGAACGCCAGCCACGGGTGCGAGCCGGTCGCCGAGTCGGCCCCGTCGCCGCCCGAGGTGATCGAGGAGCAGACCAGTTCGCTGCCGACCGTGCGGGAGGTCGGGTCGGCGTAGTCGAGCTTCAGGTCGCTGGCCCAGTGCGCGTGCACGTCCCCGGTGAGCACCACCGGGTTGCGGACCCCGGCGGCCAGCCAGCCCCGGGTGATCCGGTCGCGCGAGGCGACGTAGCCGTCCCAGGCGTCCATGCTGGTGACGGTCAGCGGCCCGGAGTTGTTGTCCCGCTGGGCGAAGAAGACCTGCTGGCCGAGGATGTCCCAGCGGGCGTCGGAGCGGCGGAAGCCGTCCAGCAGCCACGCCTCCTGCTCCGCGCCGGTGATGGAGCGGGCCGGGTCGGCGGCCGCGGCGCAGTCCCGGTAGCCGTCGCCGCAGGCCTGGTCGTCGCGGTACTGCCGGGTGTCGAGCATGTGGAAGGTGGCCAGCCGGCCCCAGCGGACCCGCCGGTAGAGCTGCATGTCGATGCCGCGCGGCACCGAGGTCCGGCGCAGCGGCATGTTCTCGTAGTACGCCTGGAAGGCCGCCGCCCGCCGGGCGGCGAACTCCGGGTCCGGCGCCTCGGGCGTCTCGTCGGCCCAGTTGTTCTCCACCTCGTGGTCGTCGAAGACCACCACCCACGGCGCGACGGCGTGCGCGGCCTGCAGGTCGGCGTCGGTCTTGTACTGGGCGTGCCGCTGCCGGTAGTTGGCCAGCGTCCGGGTCTCCGGGCCCTCGTGGTCACGCGGGTTGCCGCCGGGCGCGTTGTAGGTGTCCGGCGCGTACTCGTACTGGTAGTCGCCCAGGTGCAGGATCAGTTCCGGCTCGGTCTCGGCCAGCCGGCGGTAGGCGGTGAAGTATCCGTGCTCGTACTGGGAGCAGGAGGCGAAGCCCATGGCCAGGGCGGCCGGCATGCTCCACGGCGCCGGCGCGGTGCGGGTGCGGCCGACCGGGGAGAGGTGGCCCTCGGCCCGGAACCGGTAGAAGTACTCCCGGCCGGGCAGCAGCCCGTCCAGCTCGACGTGCACGCTGTGCGCCGACCCGCGCCGCGCCCAGGCCACGCCGCGCCGGACGACGTGCCGGAACCGCTCGTCGGCGGCCAGTTCCCAGCGCACCGGCACCACCCGGTCCGGCATCCCGCCGAGGCCGTCCTCGGCCAGCGGCCGAGGCGCCAGCCGGGTCCAGAGCACGAAGCCGTCGTGGTCCGGGTCACCGGAGGCCACGCCGAGGGTGAACGGGTACGCCAGCCGGCGGGTGCCGGTGGACGGCGCCGGGCCCGCGGCGGGTTCCGCGCCGGCGGCCGCGGGCAGGCCGACGGCGCCGGCCGCGCCGAGCGCCGCGCCGCTCAACAGGATCGTTCGTCGGGACAGTGCCACGAATTCCTCCCCAGAGTCCGGTTCTTGCCGACCTGGGGAGCGTCCCGAGCGTGGGTGACCGCCAGATGACCGGAAGGGCTCCTCGTCGTCGCCAACGGCCGAACAAGGAGCCCTTTCCGGCTTGCTCAGACGGCGAGGTCCCGCCGGTCGAAGGCGACGGTGCCGGCGGCGACCAGCAGCACGGTGGTGCCGATCAGCAGCAGCGCGCCGGCCGGCTGCACCCCGTCGACCAGCGGCGAGCCGCCCAGGTACCAGTGGAACGGGGACAGCTCCCGTACCCAGGTCAGCCCCTCCACCTGCGGGAAGACCGAGTTCGCCAGGTAGCCGAGCACGGCCACCGCGGCGCCGGTGCCGAGCGCCGCGGCCCGTCGCCCGGTGGCCGCGCCGACGGCGAAGGCGAGCGCCGCGAAGGTCAGCCCGAACAGGGTGAGGTGCACGGTCATCGCCGCGAAGCCACCGGCGCCGATGCCGTCGAACTGGGCCGGCCCGCTCAGCGCGACCATGGCCAGGCCGAGCAGGACGGCCACCGCGACGATGCCGGCCGCCACCGCCGCGAAGCGCAGCAGCGCGAGCCGGGCCCGGCTGACCGGGTGGGCCAGCACCAGGTCGAGGGTGCCGGCCTCCTCGTCGCCGGCCACCGCCCGGGTGCCGGCGGCGATGGCGAAGACCGCTACCAGCAACGGCACCAGCAGGCCGTAGACGGCGCTGCCGAGGTAGCCGGCCGCGGTGGTGAGGTCGCTGTAGTTGAACGCCTCCAGCACCCCTTCCGGATACGCCGCCAGCGCCTCCTTCATCTCCGGCGTCTGCACCGTCGGCCAGAACGAGGCGTACATCGCGCCGACGGCGACGATCGCCACGGTCCAGCCGAGCAGCGACCGGCGCGCGTCGTGCAGCGCCTTGGTGAACGGGTCACGCAGCAACACGGGTGTCCTCCTCGCGGGCGTAGTAGCCGAAGAAGATCTCCTCCAGGTCGGGCTCCTCGGACAGCAGCCCGACGACGGTGTGCCCGGCCGCCGCCTTGACCAGCGCGTCGGCCCGCCCTTCGAGCCGGCACCGCAGGGTGGTGCCGGTGACGGTGACCTCGCTGACGCCGGGCAGGACGCTGAACTCGGTCTCGGTGACCGGGTCGGCGAAGTGGATCTCGACCTTGCGGACGGCCTGCTCGCGCAGCTCCTCGACGCGGGCGACGGTCACCAGCCGGCCCTCGCGGATGATGCCCACCCGGTCGGCGGTCTGCTGCACCTCGCTCATCACATGCGAGGACATGAAGACCGTCCGGCCGTCGGCCCGCGCCTCGCGCACCAGGGACAGGAACTCCTGTTGCAGGAACGGGTCCAGCCCGCTGGTCGGTTCGTCGAGGATGAGCAGCTCCGGTTCGTGCATGAACGCCTGCACCACGCCGACCTTCTGCCGGTTGCCCTTGCTCAGCCCCTTGATCCGCCGGCCGAGGTCCAGGTCGAGCCGGTCGGCCAGCTCCTCGATCCGGGCCCGGGGCACCCCGCCGCGCAGGTTGCCCAGGTAGGTCAGCAGCTCGCGGGCGGTCTGCCGGCCGTCGACGACGAAGTCGCCGGCCAGGTAGCCGACCCGGCGGCGCAGCGCCACCCCGGCGCGGCGGGGGTCCGCGCCGAGCACGCTGACCCGGCCGCTGGTCGGGCGGATCAGGTCGAGCAGCAGCCGGATGGTGGTGGACTTGCCGGCCCCGTTCGGGCCGAGGAACCCGTACACCTCGCCGGGCTCGACCCGCAGGTCCAACCCGGTCAGGCCGCGGTTGCGGCCGTACGTCTTGACCAGCTTCTCCGTCTCGATGGCGAGCTCAGCCATCGCGGTCTCCCTTCCCCTGGTACTCGGCCTCGAAGCGTTCGACGAGCTTGGGCACCTCGCGTTCGACGAACGCGTAGAAGTCGCGCATCACGCGCAGCCGCTCGCTGCCGGGGGCGTCCGCACCCCCGACCATCGCCAAGCCGCGTTCCATCAGCTCCCGGAACGCCCGGAACTTGGTGGCGTCGGCGGCGATCCGGATGATCGCGTCCGGCCGGACCTCGTAGGCGTGGCCGCGGTGGCCCGGCACCGGCACCCGGCGGGCCACGCCGCTGGTCTCCAGCAACCGCATGCCGGTGCTGACCGACCCCTTGGAGAGCCCGAGCCCTTCGGCGAGCTGGCTGCTGGTCTGCCACGGGGGGTCGCAGACCAGCAGCCAGCCGAGCAGCTTGCCGTATGCCGGCTGCAACCCGAGCCCGCTGAGGACGACGGCGGCGTCCTCGGCGTACCGGCGCTGGGCGGTCAGTTCCGTCATCATCTCCTCGTTCCGAACGTTCAATAAGTTCTGAACAAAGAGTACGCGCTGCGGCCGAGATGCGGAAGTCCGGGTGGGTCAGCCCTCGCGGAGCAGGTGGCGGAGCCGGCCCGGGGTCTGCCCCAGCTGGGCGCGGACCGTCCGGGTCAGGTGTGCCTGGTCGGCGAAGCCCAGCTCCGCCGCGACGGTGGCCAGGTCGGCCCCCGCGGCGAGCAGGTCGAGTGCCCGCCCGACGCGCAGCCGGTTGCGGTACCGGGTCAGCGGCACCCCGACCAGCGCCTGGAACGAGCGGCTCAGCCGGTACGGCGACACCCCGAGGGCTCGGGCCAGGGGCAGCAGTCCGGCCGCCTCGGGTGCTTCGTCGCGTACCGCCGCCCGGGCCGCGGCCACCAGCGGCCGGTCCCGCTCCGGCGCGCCGGGTGCCGGTCCGGCGGCTCCGGCGACCAGCCGGACCAGCCGCTCGGCGGCGGCGAAGTCCGGGTCGGGCTGGGCGGCGGCGCGTAGCAGCAGCCGGTGGGCCAGGTCGAGGCGGGCATCGACGTGCACCACGGCCGGTGCCGGCCGGTCGGCGAAGAGGTCCCGCCAGAGCCGTTCCGACAGGTGCAGCGAGGTGCAGTCGTCGCCGCCGGCCGGGTGGGCGAAACGCTCCTCCTCGCCGGGCACCGTCAGGTAGCCCACGGTCGGGTCGACGAACTCCTCGCCGCCGCGTCCGTGCCGCCGGAAGCCGCCGCGGCGGGTGAGCACCATCCCGTACGCCGAGTTGCGCTCGGGTGTCGACCAGCGGGTGTGGTCGTCGCGGCAGCGCACCGCCTGGATCCGGAAGTCCGGACGGCTGGCGAGCACGGTGCTGGTCCGCATGCCCGCCAGGGTAGCCAGCGCCGGCGGGCGCAAGGATCGACAAGACGCCGGGCCCGGCCGCCGGCAGGGTGGCGGAATGAGCGAGCCGAACTCGAAGCGGCGTGCCGCGCTGCTCGTCGTCCTGCTGACCGGGCAGGCGATGGCCTCGATGGACACCTCGATCGCCGCGGTCGCCGCGCCGACGATCCGGGCCGACCTGGCCGGCCCGCCGGCGCTGGCGCAGCTGGTGCTGGCCGGTTACACGTTGGCCTTCGCCGTGCTGGTGGTCACCGGCGCACGGCTGGGCAGCCGGCATGGTCCGGGCCGGGTCTTCCTGCTCGGCCTGGCCGGCTTCACCGTCGCCTCGCTCGCCTGCGGGCTGGCCCCCGGACCGGGCAGCCTGGTGCTGGCCCGGGTGGTCCAGGGCGCCACCGCGGCCCTGCTGGTGCCGCAGGTGCTGACGCTGATCCAGGCCCGGTTCGACGGCGCGGCCCGGGCCCGGGCCATCGGGGCGTACTCGATGATCCTGGCGCTCGGGGTCGCGGCCGGGCAGGTGGTCGGCGGTCTGCTGGTCACCCTGGACCTCGGCGGGCTCGCCTGGCGGGCCGCGTTCCTGGTCAACGTGCCGGTCGGGGTGCTGCTGCTGGCGCTGGGCCGGCGGGTGCTCGCCGCGGCACCGGACCCGCGCGGTCGGGAGGCGCTCGACCCGCCCGGGGTGCTGCTGCTCTGCACCGCGATGCTCACCCTGGTGGTGCCACTGGTGCTCGGCCGGGACCTGGGGTGGCCGGGGTGGTCGGTGCCGGCCGTGGCCGCCGCCGGCGCCGTCGGGCTCGGGCTCTTCCTGCGGTACGAGGACCGGCTCGCCCGCCGGGGCGGGGCGCCGCTGCTCGACGTGACCGTGCTGCGGCTGCCCGGCGTCGCGGTCGGCCTGCTGGCGGCCGCGACGGTGATGGGCTGCTACGCCGGCTTCCTGTTCAACCTCACCCTGTGGTTGCAGGACGGGCTGCGGATGAACGCGCTCGGCGCCGGGCTGGCCTTCCTGCCGTACGCCGCCGGGTTCGCCCTCTGCGGCCTGGGCGTGCCGCGACTGCCCGGGCGGTGGCGCGACGCCCTCCCGGTGGCCGGCCCGCCGGTGCTGGCAGTGGTGGTGCTGGCGGTCTGGGCACTGTCCCGGGACGGCTGGCCGTGGCCGGGAGCGGCCGCGTTGCTGCTGGTGGGCGGCGCCGCGCACGCCGCCGCGTTCAGCCCGCTGGTCGCCCGGCTGGCCGCCGTCGTGCCGGTCGGCGCGGCCGCCGCGCTCTCCGCGCTGGTCTCCACCGGCACCCTGCTGGCCGCCGTGCTGGGCGTCGCGCTCCTCGGCGGGCTCCACCTGAGCCGGTCGCCGGTGGTGGCCGCCACGGCGACGGCCGCGCTCCTGCTGGCGGGCGCCGGGGCCGCCCACCGCTCCCGCCGGGCGGCCCGGCTGGATCACCAGCCGGATGACCCCCGGGCGGCGGCCCGGCCGGATCACCAGCCGGATGACCGGCGCGACGGGTCGCGGCAGGAGCGGGCCACCTCGGCGAGGTAGTGGGCGCGGACGCCGGATCCGGCTGACCTGGGCCTGCTCAATAGTGGAGCCGCTCAACTATTCGCTGGCAAAGTAGGATGGGAGCGTGGCGCAGAGCACCGCTTCCTCCACCGGGCCCGACGTGGACCGGCCCTCCGGGCTGGCCGGCGACGCGGTGCGGCGGATCATGCACGTCGCCGCCGCCCTGCGGCACCACCAGGACGTCGAGATCGCCGCGCTGGGGCTGACCCCGGCGGTCGCCCGGGCCCTGCACGAACTCGACCCGGACCATCCGCTGCCCGCCCGCGACCTCGCCGAGCAGTTGCGCTGCGACCGCTCCAACGTCACCGCCCTGGTCGACAAGCTGGAACAGGCCGGGCTGGTCCAGCGCAAGGTGGACCCGGCCGACCGGCGGCAGAAGACCCTGGTGGTGACCGACGCCGGCCGCCGGATGCGGCAGCGGGTGCACGAGGTGATGTCCGACTCCCGACTGCTCGCCGGGCTCACCACCGACGAGCTGTCCACCCTTCGTGACCTGGTCTGGAAGGTCTCCGACGGCGGCTGCCCGGAGGCCTGCGGCACCGACTGATCCGCCCGGGGCGGTTCGTGTCCGACTGGGCGAGCCGGCCCATCGTCGGTAATGCTGTCCGACGTGACCACCCCGCAAGATCTCGACGACCGGCTCCGGGAGGCGCTGGCCGCGCTGGCCGCCCCCGAGCAGCGGCGTGACCCGGCCGAGCCGGTCACCGACGGCGCGGCGCTGACCGGCGCGCAGGCGCTCGACCTGTTCGACGCGCAGGTCACCAGCCGGCAGCTCGACCTCGCCGGGCGCTGGCTGCGCAGCTTCGGCGAGGGGTACTACACGATCGGCTCGGCCGGCCACGAGGGCAACGCCGCGGTCGCCGCCGCGGTACGGGCCACCGACCCGGCGCTGCTGCACTACCGCTCCGGCGCCTTCTACTGCGTCCGGGCCGCGCAGGTTTCCGCCGAGCCCGATTCCGCCGGCCCGGCGGACGCGACCGGTCCGGCGCGCGACGCGGCCGACGCCACCGCCGACCAGGACCCGGCCGCCGCCGACGGCGCGGACGCCGCCGGAAGTGGCGAGGCCACCGCCGGGCCCGCCGGGGACCGGCCGTTCGCCCGGGGGTACGCCGAAGCGGCGCGGGACGTGCTGCGCGGGATGGTCGCCTCGGCGCGCGAGCCGATCGCCGGTGGCCGGCACAAGGTCTTCGGCCGCGCCGACCTGGCGGTCGTGCCGACCACCTCGACCATCGCCTCGCACCTGCCGCGCGCCGTCGGGATGGGGCTGGCGGTGGAACGGCTGCGCCGGCTGGACATGGCCGGGCGGCGCACCGGCACCGGGGTGCGGATCGGCAGCGGCGGCGGCGCCGAGCACGCGCCCTGGCCACCGGACGCCATCGTGGTCTGCTCCTTCGGCGACGCCTCGGTCAACCACGCCAGCGCCACCGCCGCGTTCAACACCGCCGGTTGGTACGACCACACCGGCCTGCGCATCCCGGTGCTCTTCGTCTGCGAGGACAACGGGCTGGGCATCAGCGTCCGCTCCCCGAGGGGCTGGGTGGCCACCGCGTTGCAGGCCAGGCCGGGGCTCCGCTACTTCGCAGCGGACGGCACCGACCTGCGGCGGGCGTACGAGGTGGCGGCGGAGGCGGCCGCCTGGGTGCGCCGGCACCGGCGGCCGGCGGTGCTGCACCTGAGCACCGTGCGGCTGATGGGGCACGCCGGCGCGGACGTCGAGACCGCGTACCGCGGGGCCGAGGAGATCGCCGCCGACCTGGAGCGGGACCCGGTCGTCGGCACCGCGCGGCTGCTCGTCACGGCGGGCGTGGCCACCGGTGCTGACCTGCTGGCCCGGTACGACGAGATCGGCTGGCGGGTGCGGCGGATCGCCGAGGAGGTGCTCGACGAGCCGAAGTTGACCGCCCCGGCCGAGGTGGTCGCCCCGCTCGCGCCCCGGCGGCCGGTGCGGGTGGCCCGCGCGGTGGCCGACGCGGCGGCCCGGGCCAGCGGCCCCGGCGCGGCCGCCCGGGCGGAGTCGTTCGGCGGCAAGCCGCCCGAACTGGCCGGCCCGCTGACGCTGGCGCAGAGCATCAACGCCGCGC
This genomic window contains:
- a CDS encoding MFS transporter, with the protein product MSEPNSKRRAALLVVLLTGQAMASMDTSIAAVAAPTIRADLAGPPALAQLVLAGYTLAFAVLVVTGARLGSRHGPGRVFLLGLAGFTVASLACGLAPGPGSLVLARVVQGATAALLVPQVLTLIQARFDGAARARAIGAYSMILALGVAAGQVVGGLLVTLDLGGLAWRAAFLVNVPVGVLLLALGRRVLAAAPDPRGREALDPPGVLLLCTAMLTLVVPLVLGRDLGWPGWSVPAVAAAGAVGLGLFLRYEDRLARRGGAPLLDVTVLRLPGVAVGLLAAATVMGCYAGFLFNLTLWLQDGLRMNALGAGLAFLPYAAGFALCGLGVPRLPGRWRDALPVAGPPVLAVVVLAVWALSRDGWPWPGAAALLLVGGAAHAAAFSPLVARLAAVVPVGAAAALSALVSTGTLLAAVLGVALLGGLHLSRSPVVAATATAALLLAGAGAAHRSRRAARLDHQPDDPRAAARPDHQPDDRRDGSRQERATSAR
- a CDS encoding YjbQ family protein translates to MRSEVISVQTGSRPTVRDITGEAERFVSGQGDGLLHVFVPHATAGLAIIETGSGSDDDLLAALEDLLPADDRWRHRHGSAGHGRDHVLPAFLPPYATLPVLDGRLALGTWQSLCLVDTNGDNTSRKVRLSFLPG
- a CDS encoding transketolase C-terminal domain-containing protein; translated protein: MLSDVTTPQDLDDRLREALAALAAPEQRRDPAEPVTDGAALTGAQALDLFDAQVTSRQLDLAGRWLRSFGEGYYTIGSAGHEGNAAVAAAVRATDPALLHYRSGAFYCVRAAQVSAEPDSAGPADATGPARDAADATADQDPAAADGADAAGSGEATAGPAGDRPFARGYAEAARDVLRGMVASAREPIAGGRHKVFGRADLAVVPTTSTIASHLPRAVGMGLAVERLRRLDMAGRRTGTGVRIGSGGGAEHAPWPPDAIVVCSFGDASVNHASATAAFNTAGWYDHTGLRIPVLFVCEDNGLGISVRSPRGWVATALQARPGLRYFAADGTDLRRAYEVAAEAAAWVRRHRRPAVLHLSTVRLMGHAGADVETAYRGAEEIAADLERDPVVGTARLLVTAGVATGADLLARYDEIGWRVRRIAEEVLDEPKLTAPAEVVAPLAPRRPVRVARAVADAAARASGPGAAARAESFGGKPPELAGPLTLAQSINAALADGMLDHPQMAVFGEDVAAKGGVYGVTKGLRDRFGAARVFDTLLDETSVLGLGLGAGLAGMLPVPEIQYLAYLHNAEDQLRGEAATMQFFSQGAFRNPMVVRVAGLAYQEGFGGHFHNDNSVAVLRDVPGLVIAVPARPDDAAPMLRTCLASAAVDGSVCVFLEPIALYHTRDLYAEGDGEWLAGYPEPGAWVSGHVPIGRARVYGVGSAEDITIITFGNGVRMSLRAAATLADEGIGTRVVDLRWLAPLPVADIIREAAATGRVLVVDETRRSGGVGEGVIAALVDAGYVGAARRVAGVDSFVPLGPAARQVLVSEEAITQGARTLLAR
- a CDS encoding MarR family winged helix-turn-helix transcriptional regulator; this encodes MHVAAALRHHQDVEIAALGLTPAVARALHELDPDHPLPARDLAEQLRCDRSNVTALVDKLEQAGLVQRKVDPADRRQKTLVVTDAGRRMRQRVHEVMSDSRLLAGLTTDELSTLRDLVWKVSDGGCPEACGTD
- a CDS encoding alkaline phosphatase D family protein: MALSRRTILLSGAALGAAGAVGLPAAAGAEPAAGPAPSTGTRRLAYPFTLGVASGDPDHDGFVLWTRLAPRPLAEDGLGGMPDRVVPVRWELAADERFRHVVRRGVAWARRGSAHSVHVELDGLLPGREYFYRFRAEGHLSPVGRTRTAPAPWSMPAALAMGFASCSQYEHGYFTAYRRLAETEPELILHLGDYQYEYAPDTYNAPGGNPRDHEGPETRTLANYRQRHAQYKTDADLQAAHAVAPWVVVFDDHEVENNWADETPEAPDPEFAARRAAAFQAYYENMPLRRTSVPRGIDMQLYRRVRWGRLATFHMLDTRQYRDDQACGDGYRDCAAAADPARSITGAEQEAWLLDGFRRSDARWDILGQQVFFAQRDNNSGPLTVTSMDAWDGYVASRDRITRGWLAAGVRNPVVLTGDVHAHWASDLKLDYADPTSRTVGSELVCSSITSGGDGADSATGSHPWLAFNPHLRFQNNLRGYVRTTITPGQLTADFDVLPYVSRPGAPAHTRARFVIEDRVPGLHLTADHPLPAAAARRSADAVDEGRRTVEAETARP
- a CDS encoding ABC transporter ATP-binding protein, with translation MAELAIETEKLVKTYGRNRGLTGLDLRVEPGEVYGFLGPNGAGKSTTIRLLLDLIRPTSGRVSVLGADPRRAGVALRRRVGYLAGDFVVDGRQTARELLTYLGNLRGGVPRARIEELADRLDLDLGRRIKGLSKGNRQKVGVVQAFMHEPELLILDEPTSGLDPFLQQEFLSLVREARADGRTVFMSSHVMSEVQQTADRVGIIREGRLVTVARVEELREQAVRKVEIHFADPVTETEFSVLPGVSEVTVTGTTLRCRLEGRADALVKAAAGHTVVGLLSEEPDLEEIFFGYYAREEDTRVAA
- a CDS encoding GbsR/MarR family transcriptional regulator encodes the protein MTELTAQRRYAEDAAVVLSGLGLQPAYGKLLGWLLVCDPPWQTSSQLAEGLGLSKGSVSTGMRLLETSGVARRVPVPGHRGHAYEVRPDAIIRIAADATKFRAFRELMERGLAMVGGADAPGSERLRVMRDFYAFVEREVPKLVERFEAEYQGKGDRDG
- a CDS encoding AraC family transcriptional regulator, whose product is MRTSTVLASRPDFRIQAVRCRDDHTRWSTPERNSAYGMVLTRRGGFRRHGRGGEEFVDPTVGYLTVPGEEERFAHPAGGDDCTSLHLSERLWRDLFADRPAPAVVHVDARLDLAHRLLLRAAAQPDPDFAAAERLVRLVAGAAGPAPGAPERDRPLVAAARAAVRDEAPEAAGLLPLARALGVSPYRLSRSFQALVGVPLTRYRNRLRVGRALDLLAAGADLATVAAELGFADQAHLTRTVRAQLGQTPGRLRHLLREG
- a CDS encoding ABC transporter permease gives rise to the protein MLLRDPFTKALHDARRSLLGWTVAIVAVGAMYASFWPTVQTPEMKEALAAYPEGVLEAFNYSDLTTAAGYLGSAVYGLLVPLLVAVFAIAAGTRAVAGDEEAGTLDLVLAHPVSRARLALLRFAAVAAGIVAVAVLLGLAMVALSGPAQFDGIGAGGFAAMTVHLTLFGLTFAALAFAVGAATGRRAAALGTGAAVAVLGYLANSVFPQVEGLTWVRELSPFHWYLGGSPLVDGVQPAGALLLIGTTVLLVAAGTVAFDRRDLAV